CGCGAGGACCCGGATTTCGGGCTCGCCGGCGGTCACCTGCATTGCACCGTCGCGGCGCTCGATAAACAGGGTGTCGAGCCCGAGCAGGCGAGCGCTTTCGCGGACCAGCGCCCGGCCGAGGTCAGCGCGATCGGTAACGCTGGTGAGGTGCCGCGCGAAGCCGGCGAGCGCGCTGTTCTGCGCGGCGCTGCGCTGCGCGATGGTGGCCTGCGCGCTAACCCGTGCGGCAAGCTGGCTGACGATGATCGCCACCGTCACCAAGGCCACGAAGGTAATGACGTTTTCGGGATCCTGGATGGTGAAGGTGTAGAGCGGCGGCAGGAAGAAGAAATTATAGGCAAGACCGCTCACCAGCCCGGTCACGACCCCGCTTCGAAGGCCGTGGCGGGTGGCGGCGAACATCACCGGCACGAGGAAGAGCAAAGCGAGATTGCTGAGCTCGCCCGCGAAGCTGATCAGCCGCCCGATGGCGGTGACGAGGGCGACAAGCGCGAAAGAAGCGAGATAGCCTCGTGCACTGCCCCAGTCCGACCGCGTCGGCGCGGCGGTGCGACGGGCTGCGGCGCCCTCCATTGGAAGGACGTGGACGGCGATGTCGGGGGTTTCGCGCACCAGCCGGTCGACGACCGAACCGTGGCGGAGCTCGAACCAGCGCGAGCGCGCGCTCTTGCCGACCACGATCTGGGTGGTGCGCGCCTCCGCGGCATGACGCTGGACCCCCTCGATCACGTTCTGCGCGGGGATCGACACCACTTCGGCGCCGAGCCGCGAGGCGAGCTGGAGCGTGGCGGCGAGCCGCTCGCGCTCGGCGGCGCCGAAGCTGGCCGCGCGCGGGGTCTCGACATGAAGCGCGGTCCACGGCGCGTGCAGCGCTTCGGCGAGGCGCTTGGCGGCGCGGACGAGGCTCTCGGCCCCGGGCAATTCGCTCACCGCGACGAGCACGCGCTCGCCTGCCGCCCAGCTTCCCGCCAGCCCGGCGGCCGCCACGTCGGTCAGGATGTCGCGATCGATCCGCTGGGCGGCCTGGCGAAGCGCGAGTTCGCGCAGCGCCGACAGGTTCGAGCGCGAGAAGAAATGCCCGAGCGCGCGTGAGGCTTCGTCGGGAACGTAGACCTTGCCGTCCCGCAACCGCTGGATGAGCTCGTCGGGCGGAAGGTCGACGACTTCCAGCTCGGCCTGCTCGAGCATGCTGTCCGGCACCGTCTCGCGCACCCGGACCCGGGTAAAGGAGGCGACGACGTCGTTGAGGCTCTCGATGTGCTGGATGTTGACGGTCGAGTGGACCTCGATCCCCGCGGCCAGCAATTCCTCGACGTCCTGGTAGCGCTTGGGATGGCGGCTGCCGGGAGCGTTGCTGTGGGCGAGTTCGTCGACCAGCACGATCCCGGGGCGCCGCTCGAGGATCGCGTCGACGTCCATCTCGACGAGGGTGCGGCCCTGATAGTCGATCGAACGGCGGGGCACGATTTCGAAACCGTCGGTGAGCGCGGCGGTCTCGGCCCGGCCGTGGGTCTCGACGACGCCGATCACGACGTCGACGCCGGCACGGCGGAGGCCGGCGGCGTCGGACAGCATCTCGTAGGTCTTGCCCACCCCGGGCGAGGCCCCGAGATAGACCTTGAGGCGGCCGCGCCCCTCCCGCCGCGCCTGCTGAAGCAGGGCGTCAGGAGAGGGGCGGGCGGGCTCGCTGGCGGTCACCGTGCGGTGTCTGCCCCGAGCCGGTCGAGTTGTCGATTGAGCGACAGAACGTTGACGCGCGGCTCGCCGAGAAACCCGAGCAGCGGCGAGCGGACCTCGGCCTCGACGAGCGCCCGGACCCGCGCTTCGGCGAGGCCACGCGTTTCGGCGACGCGGCGGACCTGGACCAGCGCGGCGGCGGGCGAGAGGTCGGGATCGAGGCCCGATCCGCTGGCCGTGACGAGGTCCGCCGGGACCGGCCCGCTCGCGCCGTCCTTG
This genomic window from Sphingomonas rosea contains:
- a CDS encoding sensor histidine kinase KdpD, with product MTASEPARPSPDALLQQARREGRGRLKVYLGASPGVGKTYEMLSDAAGLRRAGVDVVIGVVETHGRAETAALTDGFEIVPRRSIDYQGRTLVEMDVDAILERRPGIVLVDELAHSNAPGSRHPKRYQDVEELLAAGIEVHSTVNIQHIESLNDVVASFTRVRVRETVPDSMLEQAELEVVDLPPDELIQRLRDGKVYVPDEASRALGHFFSRSNLSALRELALRQAAQRIDRDILTDVAAAGLAGSWAAGERVLVAVSELPGAESLVRAAKRLAEALHAPWTALHVETPRAASFGAAERERLAATLQLASRLGAEVVSIPAQNVIEGVQRHAAEARTTQIVVGKSARSRWFELRHGSVVDRLVRETPDIAVHVLPMEGAAARRTAAPTRSDWGSARGYLASFALVALVTAIGRLISFAGELSNLALLFLVPVMFAATRHGLRSGVVTGLVSGLAYNFFFLPPLYTFTIQDPENVITFVALVTVAIIVSQLAARVSAQATIAQRSAAQNSALAGFARHLTSVTDRADLGRALVRESARLLGLDTLFIERRDGAMQVTAGEPEIRVLAPIDQAAAEWALDHDEPAGSGTGTLTSSDWRFHPIGSGGASVAVLGLSRPQGGDILRSDQHQLLVSLLDQAALALQRVTLEEEMAAVSQLQERDRLRGALLSSLSHDLRTPLTTILAAVGELKRLKEQQPEAALIEQEARRLDRFVGNLLEMVRVESGALDLRITAIDLTDAVASAAADLRTSLAAHPFRLQVPPDLVLVRADERLLHQCLVNLLENAAKFSPDGTPITVRGERGPDGVRLQVLDEGPGLPPGAEERAFETFTRLEGTDRVGGTGLGLAIVRGFASAMGLTATAANRSDGHGAVFTLSFPERLLVKGDVE